The DNA sequence ATATTCTTTGactagtatttatttttaaatatttatcatcCACAATGAGTGGAAATTggtttatttgtttcttttatgcCTACTTTGTTGCATATTTTCACTCTTATGATACTAATAAAAAGTAAGCATAAAGAATTTATGCCGTTTAAAGAATCTAGAGATCTCATTCTTACAATATCCCAcccaaaagacaaaaataaaatggcaAAATCAGGCCACATAAatagatttaataatttaatgacttaaataaagataaaataataaattttacacaaataaatttagtaaaatatgaattaaatcaTCATTATGTGTTAACGTTTTAGTTTTACCAAATTAACCTTAAGTTTGAATCATCATAAGTAATCACCAACATCGGTGTCATAAGTAATCACCAACATAGGTGTCATAAGTAATCACCAACGTCGGATATGTTAGGGGTGACAGTTTATGTTAATggattatatttttgttgttaaaaacttatgcattCGAATAAACAACTCGACCCAAACAcaacaaaaatgataattaaattaaaaatatgaactaaaTAAATGTGGAACTTAATTAAaccatttaataattaagttaaattagGTCTTATATAAGTTTTTATGATTGACTTTCCAACTTAGGTTTTGTATAAGTTTATATTATTAATCTTCCATCCTGATATACTTAATTgacttatttattcaaaaataaattttaaaatgaattaaataccACTGAAgtgaataattaaatttataaataggttaattagGGGCCAAATCTATGTTCATACCATATGAAAGTACCATCGAGACATGCTGATAATCATATGGTTTTTGTAAGTAGACATGATTCGAATTTgatcaaaacatgattaaacTCAACCCAAATCATAGATAGGAACTTGACTAAACACAATTACACTCGTCCCAAATTATACTTGATACGAATTTGACTAAAACACAATTGCACTGAACCCAAATCCGCAAAAACCATGTTGGATCGATTTAACCCTTTTTGGTGTATGGTATAAACTTTAGAGGTGTGTTGGGTATTGAATAGTTGTACGAATCGTATAACTGATCTATTGATGTGAATCTCCTCTACCTGTTGAGTTTGACATCAAATTTCCTTACACAATGATCTCCACATTACCAGTACGTAGCATCACTTCCTTCACCATTAAAACTTCAACCAAGGTATCTACTATTATTTTGTTCTTTAGTCTTCTCCAAAAcaacacataaaaaaaatataaaagaccCCTATCAGTGACATTGGATGCGAACACACAATTCAACCGTAACAAGGCTTTGCCTGGATGGTGATGACTTTCAGTACGTAGCAGAAAGTAGGTTTTGTGATGAGATTATTTTGGAGAATGACTAGGTCATCTGAGCTGTTGGCACTTGAAAAGAGGAAACCATTTTTTATGCTTGGACTGTTATTTCCAACGCTCTAATTGGAGAAACAGTATAAGACGAAGTCTGAGTAAATATATATAGCATTAATTTGAAACCGTCAAGAAAATATATGGCTTTCTTGATAACATAAAGGCAGGACTTGTCCTCCCCAATCATTGCATCCACTTCTTCCACTGCAAAAGCTTCAACAGTCCAACAGTCCATACAAACATCTCACCATATACAATTCACATCCGCTAGCTAGCCATTTTCAGGTCCATGACAACAGTATCACAGATggtattcattttcttttctttttggccATTCTGCTTTTCTGGTTGTCCCCATTTTCTGATGTTAAGCTATGAAAATCAAGTtgcagaaagaaagaaaaattaagttaaattggAGAAAGAGAGTATTGTCTGATAGATTGTCAAGCTACAAAAGTGGAAAGAGAAACATGTTATTGATAAAAACAGCATTGTGGTTGTTTAGCTTACCGTCAGATAGAATGTCTAGCATCTCACTCATGAATATGGAGCTGGAAGAGCTCCTGCTCAGATAGGTTTTAGTGATCACAGCAAACTTCAACCTAGTTCCAAACTTATAACCTTGATATGTTGCCAAGCACAGTGTTCGTTCAGGTAGTAAACCAAGGGGAgccaaagaaaaagagagtatttgatttcttttctgcTATATATAgaattacttacttcattttttcttttctttagattttacAAGCATAATTTATATGGGCTCATAGTAGGGTATGGGTTATGGTGGATGCAGGACCTTCTccccttcttcttgattttgtGCATGGCAACATCTGGAATGAGCATTATGACAAATTCTCTACTCAGTCCTTCTTTCAATGTGGTGAGCTATGGAGCTGTTGGCAATGGAAAAACAGATGATTCCAAAGTAATTGTCCCTCCCTTTCCCTAATCTATTGTGAAAGACATTTCGGTTCTTTTCCGACATTAGTTTTGCTTTGATTAAAACGTACAACTAAAATTTAACGTTAACAAGAtttaaatctctctctctctctctctctccactttttatgtgaaaaatggtTAATCcagcatttaatttttttttcaaaaaatatttttaaggcaAAAAGCACAACTCTtaagtcattattattattattattatttcttttatggtaaaaattttcttaatttttctatatatttagaatttttttttaattttattaattatacaaacgcattttatattattttattatattaattgtatCACcgtatttacttatttttgttaattaaggttatttgttcaaataaatagaataaagtaCGCTAATTTGGTTATCTTTTAACTGACCATGTTGACTTAGTATTAAGATTCCAcacttaacaataaaaaaaaatatcacttgAAAACAAATCCACCATTTTAACATAGGCAAATCATtggtttaattgaaaataacggctcattatcaaatataacaaaaaatatacatGTACTATTACTCATCATGTAAATAATGTTAGTGAGGATACAAATCAAAAGTGAACTATATTATTTAgcttttatcttatttttcaattttaagtgcattttttttaaatattttaattaatttttatttaattattcacatggaaattttactttattttgaaatgttttactAAGGACAGGTGAATTGTTATCCTACTAGGTATTAAATTATTATGGACCGTTTGCAAATAAAGGAAGATTTTTTCACCActttccaaacaaacccttaaatattgagctttgaaatgagttttcttttcaaaaagaagaagggCTCATCAATCTAGCGATTGGGTTGTCAGTCTAACCAATTCAATTACATTTTGGCCCAATTTAGTGAATTCAACCGATCAAGGTATGAGAAGgttaaatgtttatatatatatatatatatatatatatatatatatgaaatatttaattaaaagggatgaaataattcctaaattgtgAATCTAACCcttcagatatttttttttttcagaataacttttttttttatatatataaatgtcatttatcattttaaatatttatatgtaggttttcaaactaaaaattatttttactgaaaaaataataaggacatttttgtcaaaataagacaaaaatatataaagagtcaaatttcaaaaattaagttttcataaatcattttaatcaaataattctcaatatatatatatatatatatatatatattattaccATATTCTTTTTCATGGTAGAAGACAAAGCTGAGAAGATCCTCTTTCTTAGCCAATTAACTGATTAACAGGGGtacaatacaaaaattttattgtgCAGGCATTTATGAAGGCATGGTCTGCAGTCTGCCATGGTCAATCACATGATGCTCACCTTATCATACCACCGAAGACATTCTTACTGAAGCCTGTGAAATTTAGCGGCCCATGCAAAGCTTCTCGTATCACTGTTCAGGTGATCAATTTACCAAcccaataaacaaataaacaataattCGTTTGTTCAAATAAAGGACCATATGCTTATCTTTTCCATGACTATCTAATCTGCCCTTAGGTATTAGGAAAACTCGTAGCATCTACCAACAAAAGGGCATTCAACGGTAACTATTGGCTTCTCTTCCATAAGGTGAAAGGCCTTACTCTGTGGGGAAAGGGATCCATCGACGGCAAAGGGTCTGCTTGGTGGCAACAGCATGACAGTGACTTTAGACCGGCCGTAAGTAAAAAGTGCTTTTTATGGAAGTGCTatctctaaaagtgtttttaagaccgtcatctatcaaatatttcttcatAAAACATTATAGATAGGCTTTcgactttttaaaaataatttctaaacgTTGTCGTAtgtatgaattttctttaaaaaaacatctttttgcAACAAAAAGTGTTAAGACTTGATGATCTGTGTTATTGGCGATGACAGGCACTGAAATTTTATGAGTGTCCAGGCATGGTGCTTAAAGGATTGACCCATCTCAACAGCCAAAAACAACACATTGTTATCACCAAATGCCATGGTGCATTGATCTCTAAGATCAAAGTAATCGCCCCTGAGGATAGCCCTAATACAGACGGTATCAATATTGCTAGCTCAAAGAATGTACGAGTACAGCGCTCTCACATTTCAACGGGTAAATTTGCAGTCTCTTTGCCCCTCCAAGagcaacaaaataataaaaccataggattcatatatatatatttcttggtCTTCTAcctctcattttttaaataaaaaggatatgatttcttgtttttttatcactattatttttttccttttaattgattttcaacatATGTTTCTCATTGATATTATTTACGTCagtgttgttgttgttgttgttgttgttacaAGTTAATATCTTTGTAGGTGACGACTGCATCGCTATTAGTGCGGGTTCTTCCAATATCAAAATAAAGGGCATGACATGTGCACCTAGTCATGGGATTAGGTGATTATTGTTCTCTATGCTTCTAAAAGTACATTTGACCGTGTTTTTATTAAAGCGTTTTTAGAATAATCACCTACACAATGTTTCTTTAgaaaacactataagtgattttacAATAcattaagtgatttttttcaaaagagtgtttgttaaattttgttaaacatttaGAGTGTATAagacagtgattttagaaaatgtttttaacatttttaacacttgaatgataaaaattttcaaatgttagaaacgtgtcttaaaatcactatcaaacacactctattAAAgtgtatttgacaataattctatgaaacatttctaatatttttagtacttaaaaatttaagtctttcaaatattaaaaaaaactaaaaacattttctaaaatcattagcAAATGCACTTTATGAgcttgtttgataataattttatgaaatacttctaatatttttaacacttgaaaaattttatcattcaaatgtcaaaaagattaaaaatattttctaaaattatcaCCAAATATGCAATTTTATTTGCGAAATTACTTtctaagttaaaaatatttttttaaatcactattaaacgaagtctatttcattaaaaaataattaaaacaaataatttctGACATTTTTGCAGTATTGGAGCGCTTGGAGATCCTGGAAAACCTGATGAATCAGTGGAAAAAGTAGATGTTAGTGATTGTACATTTAAAGGACCTGGGATTGGAGTTAGGATCAAAACATGGCAGGCAAGTAACcacttaatttccaatttgaaaGTTTGCGAACAACTTATTTTtactctcaattttttttcctagggAGGACGGGGCCGTGTCAGGAACATTTCATACAAGAACATTGAAGTCCAAGAAGTTGGCACTCCCATTGTCATCGACCAATTTTACTGTC is a window from the Vitis riparia cultivar Riparia Gloire de Montpellier isolate 1030 chromosome 9, EGFV_Vit.rip_1.0, whole genome shotgun sequence genome containing:
- the LOC117922724 gene encoding probable polygalacturonase At3g15720 isoform X1 — translated: MTTVSQMDLLPFFLILCMATSGMSIMTNSLLSPSFNVVSYGAVGNGKTDDSKAFMKAWSAVCHGQSHDAHLIIPPKTFLLKPVKFSGPCKASRITVQVLGKLVASTNKRAFNGNYWLLFHKVKGLTLWGKGSIDGKGSAWWQQHDSDFRPAALKFYECPGMVLKGLTHLNSQKQHIVITKCHGALISKIKVIAPEDSPNTDGINIASSKNVRVQRSHISTGDDCIAISAGSSNIKIKGMTCAPSHGISIGALGDPGKPDESVEKVDVSDCTFKGPGIGVRIKTWQGGRGRVRNISYKNIEVQEVGTPIVIDQFYCPRGGCKNNSDAVRVSDVSYSGIRGTYTRDDAMSLLCSQNAACTNIVLDNINLRTMDPKKAAKVKCFNVKGRSQDVKPVVDCLSH
- the LOC117922724 gene encoding probable polygalacturonase At3g15720 isoform X2 codes for the protein MTTVSQMDLLPFFLILCMATSGMSIMTNSLLSPSFNVVSYGAVGNGKTDDSKAFMKAWSAVCHGQSHDAHLIIPPKTFLLKPVKFSGPCKASRITVQVLGKLVASTNKRAFNGNYWLLFHKVKGLTLWGKGSIDGKGSAWWQQHDSDFRPAALKFYECPGMVLKGLTHLNSQKQHIVITKCHGALISKIKVIAPEDSPNTDGINIASSKNVRVQRSHISTGDDCIAISAGSSNIKIKGMTCAPSHGISIGALGDPGKPDESVEKVDVSDCTFKGPGIGVRIKTWQGGRGRVRNISYKNIEVQEVGTPIVIDQFYCPRGGCKNNFG